A single region of the Brachypodium distachyon strain Bd21 chromosome 3, Brachypodium_distachyon_v3.0, whole genome shotgun sequence genome encodes:
- the LOC100840234 gene encoding LOW QUALITY PROTEIN: ferrochelatase-1, chloroplastic-like (The sequence of the model RefSeq protein was modified relative to this genomic sequence to represent the inferred CDS: deleted 4 bases in 2 codons) — protein sequence TVNLYCVASSGPSSFVHTSLVLKQRHSFAVKSTSADVCTTFDGSVEGVSSHTVEERVGVLLLNLGGPETLNDVQPFLFNLFADPDIIRLPRLFRFLQRPLAKLISTFRAPKSKEAYASIGGGSPLRKITNEQANALKLALQKKNLHADIYVGMRYWYPFTEEAIDQIKKDKITKLVVLPLYPQYSISTSGSSIRVLQNIVNEDSYFAALPVSIIESWYQRDGYVKSMAELIQKELSIFANPEEVMIFFSAHGVPLTYVKDAGDPYRDQMEDCITLIMEELRSRGILNSHTLAYQSRVGPVQWLKPYTDEVIIELGQKGVKSLLAVPVSFVSEHIETLEEIDIEYKELALESGIENWGRVPALGCTSSFISDLADAVIEALPSASAITTRKGINADSDMDLRRYLSKMFFGSILAFILLLSPRMISTFRNNLL from the exons ACGGTTAACTTATACTGTGTAGCATCAAGTGGACCCTCAAGTTTTGTTCACACAAGTCTAGTGCTTAAGCAGCGCCACAGTTTTGCTGTGAAGTCTACCTCTGCAGATGTATGCACAACATTTGATGGAAGTGTCGAAGGTGTATCTTCACATACTGTTGAAGAAAGGGTTGGGGTGCTCTTGTTAAATCTTGGTGGTCCAGAGACCCTGAATGATGTTCAACCATTTTTGTTCAACCTGTTTGCTGATCCA GATATCATTCGACTTCCTAGGCTGTTCAGGTTTCTTCAAAGACCATTGGCCAAACTTATCTCTACTTTTAGAGCTCCAAAGAGTAAAGAGGCGTATGCTTCAATTGGTGGTGGATCACCTTTGCGGAAAATTACCAATGAGCAG GCAAATGCTTTGAAGCTGGCACTACAAAAGAAGAATCTGCATgcagat atatatgttggAATGCGGTATTGGTACCCTTTCACGGAGGAAGCCATTGATCAG ATCAAGAAGGATAAGATTACAAAGCTTGTTGTTCTTCCACTGTACCCTCAGTACTCCATATCAACAAGCGGGTCAAGCATCCGTGTTCTCCAGAACATTGTCAA TGAAGATTCATATTTTGCTGCCTTACCAGTTTCCATTATAGAATCATGGTACCAACGTGATGGCTATGTGAAATCAATGGCTGAGTTAATTCAGAAGGAGCTATCAATTTTTGCAAATCCTGAAGAG GTTATGATATTCTTCAGTGCACATGGAGTACCCCTTACCTATGTTAAGGATGCTGGAGACCCGTACAGAGATCAGATGGAGGACTGCATTACTTTGATCATGGAAGAGTTGAGATCCAGAGGAATCTTAAATAGCCACACTCTGGCTTACCAG AGTCGAGTGGGTCCAGTTCAATGGCTTAAGCCG TATACTGATGAAGTTATAATTGAACTTGGTCAAAAGGGTGTAAAGAGCCTCCTTGCTGTCCCAGTAAG CTTCGTGAGTGAGCACATTGAGACATTGGAAGAAATCGACATAGAGTACAAGGAGTTGGCTCTGGAATCTGGCATCGAGAACTGGGGTAGGGTTCCAGCTCTTGGGTGCACCTCATCCTTTATCTCTGACCTTGCTGATGCTGTCATCGAAGCCCTTCCCTCTGCTTCTGCAATCACAACCAGAAAGGGTATCAACGCTGACTCAGACATGGACCTGAGGCGTTACCTGAGCAAGATGTTCTTTGGCTCAATCTTGGCCTTCATTCTGCTGCTATCACCAAGAATGATCTCAACTTTCCGGAATAATCTGCTTTAG